The following are from one region of the Microbacterium sp. BK668 genome:
- the cydB gene encoding cytochrome d ubiquinol oxidase subunit II gives MDLAYLWFFIVGFLFVGYFVLDGFDFGVGMSLPFLGKDDISRRQIINTIGPVWDLNETWIIVAGACLFAAFPEWYATLFSGFYLALLLILLALILRGVSFEYRHQREGAEWKRRFDRMIVIGSAVPAFLWGVAIANIVQGVPLDADHEFTGSLLTLLNPYGLLGGLTTLLLFFTHGVYFVALKTDGQVHRDARTLARRSGILTVVAAALFLAWTILNAAAAGAPAVGLVVILSAIAAVALVSSLVANARDREGWAFGLGAATIVTAVLALWFALFPNVMPSTTDVANSLTIENASSTDYTLTIMSWAALVFLPLVLLYQGWTYWVFRKRVSRTRIERAAAVVH, from the coding sequence ATGGATCTCGCATACCTCTGGTTCTTCATCGTCGGCTTCCTCTTCGTCGGCTACTTCGTCCTCGACGGCTTCGACTTCGGCGTGGGCATGTCGCTTCCGTTCCTCGGGAAGGACGACATCAGCCGCCGGCAGATCATCAACACGATCGGTCCCGTGTGGGATCTCAACGAGACGTGGATCATCGTCGCCGGTGCGTGCCTGTTCGCCGCGTTCCCGGAGTGGTACGCGACGCTGTTCAGCGGCTTCTACCTCGCCCTGCTGCTGATCCTGCTGGCGCTCATCCTGCGCGGCGTCTCGTTCGAGTACCGGCACCAGCGCGAAGGCGCGGAATGGAAGCGGCGCTTCGACCGCATGATCGTGATCGGCTCCGCCGTCCCGGCCTTCCTGTGGGGCGTCGCGATCGCCAACATCGTCCAGGGCGTTCCGCTGGACGCCGACCACGAGTTCACCGGGTCGCTCCTGACTCTCCTCAATCCGTACGGCCTCCTCGGCGGGCTGACGACGCTGCTGCTCTTCTTCACGCACGGGGTCTACTTCGTCGCGCTGAAGACCGACGGACAGGTGCACCGCGACGCACGGACGCTCGCACGTCGCAGCGGCATCCTGACCGTCGTGGCGGCCGCCCTCTTCCTCGCGTGGACGATCCTCAACGCCGCGGCGGCCGGAGCTCCCGCTGTCGGACTCGTCGTGATCCTCTCGGCGATCGCGGCCGTCGCCCTCGTATCCTCCCTCGTCGCCAACGCGCGCGATCGGGAGGGGTGGGCGTTCGGCCTCGGCGCGGCGACGATCGTGACGGCCGTGCTCGCGCTGTGGTTCGCGCTCTTCCCGAACGTCATGCCGTCGACGACCGACGTCGCGAACAGCCTCACCATCGAGAACGCGTCGAGCACGGACTACACCCTCACGATCATGAGCTGGGCGGCCCTCGTCTTCCTCCCGCTCGTGCTGCTCTATCAGGGGTGGACGTACTGGGTCTTCCGCAAGCGCGTCTCGCGCACCCGCATCGAGCGCGCCGCCGCGGTGGTGCACTGA
- a CDS encoding cytochrome ubiquinol oxidase subunit I, which translates to MDWLDPLLLARWQFGLTTLYHFLFVPLTLGMALTVSIFQTAWFRTGNVKWLHLTRFFGKIFLINFAMGVVTGIVQEFQFGMNWSSYSRFVGDVFGAPLAFEGLMAFFFEATFIGLWIFGWDKLPRGLHLASIWIATIGAWFSAYFILAANAFMQNPVGYQMSQDGSRAEMNDFLAVLTNPVALAALPHTLFAAFMMTAGVIISISAWQLARRQNVEMMRSSLKYGLWGMLVAFGGVALSGDQLSLVMVSTQPMKMAAAEATFNTVCGADASFSIFTLGTPDGSSELFSIRVPYLLSLLSTHSLDGCVEGINDLNAEYTTQLFPQFADRVDGSFAPVLWVTYWSFRWMIGLGGLAALTAVVGLWLTRKSAKRDVPAWAWKLAVWAWPASLFAILVGWIFTEMGRQPWIVFGLMLTEDGVSPSVPGWTVLISLLSFTAIYAALAVVEIRLIMKTAQKGPDPLPGPDDPHPSELALEDTPTTVY; encoded by the coding sequence ATGGACTGGCTCGATCCGCTGCTGCTCGCCCGCTGGCAGTTCGGCCTGACGACGCTCTACCACTTCCTGTTCGTGCCGCTCACCCTGGGGATGGCACTGACGGTCTCGATCTTCCAGACGGCGTGGTTCCGGACCGGGAACGTGAAGTGGCTCCATCTGACCCGCTTCTTCGGCAAGATCTTCCTCATCAACTTCGCGATGGGCGTCGTGACGGGCATCGTGCAGGAGTTCCAGTTCGGGATGAACTGGTCGTCCTACTCCCGCTTCGTCGGCGACGTGTTCGGTGCTCCCCTCGCCTTCGAGGGTCTGATGGCCTTCTTCTTCGAAGCGACCTTCATCGGGCTCTGGATCTTCGGGTGGGACAAGCTGCCCAGGGGCCTGCACCTCGCGAGCATCTGGATCGCCACGATCGGCGCGTGGTTCTCGGCGTATTTCATCCTCGCCGCGAACGCGTTCATGCAGAACCCCGTCGGCTACCAGATGTCGCAGGACGGCAGCCGCGCCGAGATGAACGACTTCCTCGCCGTCCTGACGAACCCCGTCGCGCTGGCGGCTCTCCCCCACACGCTCTTCGCGGCGTTCATGATGACGGCCGGCGTGATCATCTCGATCTCCGCCTGGCAGCTCGCCCGGCGGCAGAACGTCGAGATGATGCGCTCGTCCCTCAAGTACGGCCTGTGGGGCATGCTCGTCGCGTTCGGCGGCGTCGCGCTCTCGGGCGACCAGCTGAGCCTCGTGATGGTGTCGACGCAGCCGATGAAGATGGCGGCGGCCGAGGCGACGTTCAACACCGTCTGCGGGGCGGATGCCTCGTTCTCGATCTTCACGCTCGGCACGCCCGACGGCTCCAGCGAGCTGTTCTCGATCCGCGTCCCCTACCTGCTCTCGCTGCTGTCCACGCATTCGCTCGACGGCTGCGTCGAGGGCATCAACGATCTGAACGCCGAGTACACCACGCAGCTCTTCCCCCAGTTCGCCGACCGGGTCGACGGCAGCTTCGCCCCGGTCCTCTGGGTCACGTACTGGTCCTTCCGCTGGATGATCGGCCTCGGCGGCCTGGCGGCGCTCACCGCGGTCGTCGGCCTGTGGCTCACGCGCAAGAGCGCCAAGCGGGACGTCCCCGCGTGGGCCTGGAAGCTCGCCGTCTGGGCGTGGCCGGCTTCGCTCTTCGCCATCCTCGTCGGGTGGATCTTCACCGAGATGGGCCGCCAGCCGTGGATCGTCTTCGGCCTCATGCTCACGGAGGACGGCGTCTCGCCCAGCGTCCCGGGCTGGACCGTGCTCATCTCGCTGCTGTCCTTCACGGCGATCTACGCGGCGCTCGCCGTCGTCGAGATCCGGCTGATCATGAAGACCGCCCAGAAGGGACCGGACCCCCTGCCCGGACCCGACGACCCTCATCCGTCCGAACTGGCGCTCGAAGACACGCCCACCACGGTGTACTAG
- the moaA gene encoding GTP 3',8-cyclase MoaA: protein MPRPRVAADSGPGPHGRPGDPLVDRFGRVHRDLRISLTDRCSLRCTYCMPEQGNEWLARSSILTLDEIVAVARVAASDGVTTFRLTGGEPLLRPDIVEVVRRLGEITAPDGRLVELAMTTNGIRLPDLLPGLVAAGLGRLNISLDTLRRDRFRDLTRRDRLDEVLEGIAAAAASGLRPLKLNAVAMRDVNDDELVDLVEFALAHDAELRFIEQMPLDAGHTWDRSRMVTRDEILATLSTRWHLTPVPGRGGAPAERWMLDRGPRSVGVIASVTAPFCGDCDRLRLTADGQLRNCLFSTTEYDLLPILRQAHGPDVAASIDDAIDGMLRSCVDGKLPGHAINDPGFLQPARGMNAIGG from the coding sequence ATGCCGCGACCCCGGGTCGCGGCGGACTCCGGTCCGGGCCCGCACGGGCGGCCCGGGGACCCCCTCGTCGACCGCTTCGGCCGGGTGCACCGTGATCTGCGCATCTCGCTGACCGACCGCTGCTCGCTGCGCTGCACCTATTGCATGCCCGAGCAGGGCAACGAATGGCTCGCGAGGTCCAGCATCCTGACCCTCGATGAGATCGTCGCCGTCGCCCGCGTGGCGGCCTCGGACGGTGTGACGACCTTCCGGCTCACCGGCGGCGAGCCGCTGCTGCGGCCGGACATCGTCGAGGTCGTGCGCCGGCTCGGCGAGATCACCGCGCCCGACGGCCGGCTGGTCGAGCTCGCGATGACGACGAACGGCATCCGCCTCCCGGATCTGCTGCCGGGGCTGGTCGCCGCCGGGCTCGGGCGACTCAACATCTCGCTCGACACGCTGCGGCGGGATCGGTTCCGGGATCTCACCCGCCGGGATCGGCTCGACGAGGTGCTCGAGGGCATCGCGGCGGCCGCGGCATCCGGCCTCCGCCCCTTGAAGCTGAACGCCGTGGCGATGCGCGACGTGAACGACGACGAGCTGGTCGACCTGGTCGAGTTCGCCCTCGCGCACGACGCCGAGCTGCGATTCATCGAGCAGATGCCGCTCGATGCCGGCCACACGTGGGACCGCTCGCGGATGGTCACGCGCGACGAGATCCTCGCCACCCTGTCGACGCGCTGGCACCTGACCCCCGTGCCGGGGCGCGGCGGAGCGCCGGCTGAACGGTGGATGCTCGACCGTGGTCCCCGCTCGGTGGGAGTCATCGCATCCGTCACGGCGCCCTTCTGCGGCGACTGCGATCGCCTGCGCCTGACCGCGGACGGTCAGCTGCGCAACTGCCTGTTCTCCACGACGGAGTACGACCTGCTGCCGATCCTTCGACAGGCTCACGGGCCGGATGTGGCGGCCTCGATCGACGACGCGATCGACGGGATGCTGCGCTCCTGCGTCGACGGCAAGCTGCCCGGTCACGCGATCAACGACCCCGGGTTCCTCCAGCCCGCGCGCGGCATGAACGCGATCGGCGGCTGA
- the fdhD gene encoding formate dehydrogenase accessory sulfurtransferase FdhD, which produces MGRITARRPVVKITLGVGETRRPDTLAVEEPLEIRVGGAPLVVTMRTPGHDVELAAGFLVSEGVISSGEQFRSAIHCGGPGTGAAPASGEGNTYNILDVALAPGAALPAADLARNFYTTSSCGLCGKASIEAVETVSSYDVSADDAVLDAEALAAFPDRLRAQQSVFDKTGGLHAAALFDARTGELLVLREDVGRHNAVDKVIGWAVLQDRLPLRGTVLQVSGRASFELVQKAVMAGLPVLAAVSAPSSLAVELAEASGLTLVGFLRGASMNVYSRADRVRVSAPVTA; this is translated from the coding sequence ATGGGACGGATCACGGCGCGCAGGCCCGTCGTCAAGATCACGCTCGGCGTGGGCGAGACGCGGCGGCCCGACACGCTCGCCGTCGAGGAGCCCCTCGAGATCCGCGTCGGGGGTGCGCCGCTCGTCGTGACGATGCGGACGCCCGGGCACGACGTCGAGCTCGCGGCCGGATTCCTCGTCTCGGAGGGCGTGATCTCCTCCGGCGAGCAGTTCCGCTCGGCGATCCACTGCGGCGGCCCCGGCACCGGCGCTGCTCCGGCGAGTGGGGAGGGGAACACCTACAACATCCTCGACGTCGCGCTGGCGCCGGGAGCAGCGCTTCCGGCGGCCGACCTCGCGCGCAACTTCTACACGACCAGCTCCTGCGGGCTGTGCGGGAAGGCGTCGATCGAGGCCGTCGAGACGGTCTCGTCCTACGACGTCAGCGCCGACGACGCCGTGCTGGATGCCGAGGCGCTCGCGGCGTTCCCCGACCGGCTGCGGGCGCAGCAGAGCGTGTTCGACAAGACGGGCGGACTTCACGCGGCGGCGCTTTTCGATGCACGCACGGGGGAGCTGCTCGTGCTGCGAGAAGACGTCGGTCGCCACAACGCCGTCGACAAGGTGATCGGATGGGCGGTCCTCCAGGACCGCCTCCCACTGCGGGGCACGGTGCTCCAGGTCTCCGGGCGCGCCAGCTTCGAGCTCGTCCAGAAGGCCGTCATGGCGGGGCTTCCCGTCCTGGCGGCCGTGTCGGCTCCCTCGTCGCTCGCCGTCGAGCTCGCGGAGGCATCCGGTCTCACGCTCGTCGGATTCCTCCGGGGCGCGTCGATGAACGTCTACTCCCGAGCGGACCGCGTGCGCGTGTCCGCGCCCGTCACCGCATAG
- a CDS encoding DUF2188 domain-containing protein has protein sequence MTDAEMSAREVETFSNRGQWVTRVIDEPELSQSFSSRDEAVEAGERLAARLGTSHRVVESEPEGTITDQETAADADAASPRASRGGEQDLPPTTDDDGMPVENPSG, from the coding sequence ATGACCGACGCGGAGATGAGCGCACGCGAGGTCGAGACCTTCTCGAACCGCGGGCAGTGGGTGACGCGCGTCATCGATGAGCCCGAGCTGTCGCAGAGCTTCTCCAGCCGCGACGAGGCGGTCGAAGCCGGCGAGCGGCTGGCCGCGCGTCTGGGCACGTCGCATCGCGTGGTCGAGAGCGAGCCGGAGGGCACGATCACCGACCAGGAGACGGCGGCGGACGCGGATGCCGCCTCCCCGCGGGCGTCGCGCGGCGGTGAGCAGGATCTGCCGCCGACGACCGATGACGACGGGATGCCTGTCGAGAATCCGTCGGGCTGA
- a CDS encoding DUF2795 domain-containing protein: protein MADQPNPIDLQKHLAGVDYPASRATLVEAARRNGAPDDIVSALENAGRDDFETPAEVSAAVFDR from the coding sequence ATGGCAGACCAGCCGAATCCCATCGACCTGCAGAAGCACCTCGCCGGCGTCGACTACCCCGCCAGCCGCGCGACGCTCGTCGAGGCCGCGCGCCGTAACGGCGCACCCGACGACATCGTCTCGGCGCTGGAGAATGCCGGACGGGACGATTTCGAGACACCTGCCGAGGTCTCCGCAGCGGTGTTCGACAGATGA
- a CDS encoding SMP-30/gluconolactonase/LRE family protein, with amino-acid sequence MDAEPTVFRSGEGALLPEGIWWDARTDEIVWVDIRRGTLHRGRLDGAVDGSDDRVVGLPAPLGVVQPAAGDGYVAALRDSVILLDADGEIVRTVASVRHAHDGIRFNDGKVDPFGRFVVGSIDETTDASDARVYGFESDGRVRVLAGGFNNANGLDWSDGGETWFIADTSDETVYLAPYGRFGATGPLTPFFGGHTIDGMTLDADGALWGAVYGSGIVQRWDLDGEPLETIPLSAPAVTSVGFGGADLDVLFVASARDGLDAERLAECPESGSIFRVEGVGRGRPARTFGVG; translated from the coding sequence ATGGATGCCGAGCCCACTGTGTTCCGAAGTGGAGAAGGGGCGCTCCTGCCGGAGGGCATCTGGTGGGATGCGCGCACCGACGAGATCGTCTGGGTCGACATCCGGCGCGGAACACTGCACCGTGGTCGCCTCGACGGCGCCGTCGACGGTTCCGACGACCGCGTCGTGGGACTGCCCGCGCCGCTCGGCGTCGTGCAGCCCGCTGCCGGCGACGGCTACGTCGCCGCGCTGCGCGATTCCGTCATCCTGCTCGACGCCGACGGCGAGATCGTCCGGACGGTGGCGAGCGTCCGGCACGCGCACGACGGCATCCGCTTCAACGACGGAAAGGTCGATCCGTTCGGCCGCTTCGTCGTCGGATCGATAGACGAGACGACGGATGCCTCGGACGCCCGCGTCTATGGCTTCGAATCGGACGGACGGGTGCGGGTGCTCGCCGGCGGTTTCAACAACGCCAACGGCCTCGACTGGTCCGACGGCGGCGAGACCTGGTTCATCGCGGACACGTCGGATGAGACCGTCTATCTCGCGCCCTATGGGCGATTCGGCGCGACGGGACCGCTCACGCCGTTCTTCGGCGGGCACACGATCGACGGCATGACCCTCGACGCCGACGGGGCGCTCTGGGGCGCCGTCTACGGCTCCGGCATCGTGCAGCGCTGGGACCTCGACGGCGAGCCGCTCGAGACCATTCCGCTCTCCGCGCCCGCCGTCACATCGGTCGGGTTCGGAGGCGCCGATCTCGACGTCCTGTTCGTCGCCTCGGCCCGCGACGGCCTCGACGCCGAGAGGCTGGCGGAATGCCCCGAGAGCGGCTCGATCTTCCGGGTCGAGGGCGTAGGCCGCGGCCGGCCCGCCCGGACCTTCGGGGTCGGCTGA
- a CDS encoding SDR family oxidoreductase, giving the protein MSRDQYTFTNPAELYSDFDPEKQKQPEPGLEARMQPKPDLGEDTYRGTGRLTGRKALVTGADSGIGAATAIAFAREGADVAMSYLPAEEKDAQRVAGILRDAGVTVLTLPGDLRDADYCRDLVRQTVDGLGGLDILVNNGGKQVFQESLTDLSDEQFDDTFKTNVYGMFWITKAALPHLQPGSTIINTTSIQAYQPSEILVDYASTKATINAFTKALAQQLAPKGIRVNAVAPGPIWTALQVTEGQPQEKIESFGEQTPLGRAGQPAELAPAYVFLASAESSYVAGETLAVTGGSPTP; this is encoded by the coding sequence ATGTCCCGCGACCAGTACACGTTCACCAACCCCGCCGAGCTCTACTCCGACTTCGACCCCGAGAAGCAGAAGCAGCCGGAGCCGGGACTGGAGGCCCGGATGCAGCCCAAGCCCGATCTGGGCGAGGACACGTACCGCGGCACCGGCCGTCTGACGGGGCGCAAGGCGCTTGTCACGGGCGCGGATTCGGGCATCGGGGCGGCGACGGCGATCGCGTTCGCGCGGGAGGGGGCCGACGTCGCGATGTCCTATCTGCCGGCGGAGGAGAAGGATGCCCAGCGCGTCGCCGGCATCCTGCGGGATGCGGGTGTCACGGTGCTGACCCTTCCCGGCGATCTTCGCGACGCCGACTACTGCCGCGATCTCGTGCGGCAGACCGTCGACGGGCTGGGCGGACTCGACATCCTGGTCAACAACGGCGGCAAGCAGGTGTTCCAGGAGAGCCTGACGGACCTGTCCGACGAGCAGTTCGACGACACCTTCAAGACCAACGTGTACGGGATGTTCTGGATCACGAAGGCGGCGCTTCCTCACCTCCAGCCGGGGTCGACGATCATCAACACGACGTCGATCCAGGCGTATCAGCCGTCGGAGATCCTCGTCGACTACGCCTCGACGAAGGCCACCATCAACGCCTTCACGAAGGCTCTCGCGCAGCAGCTCGCGCCGAAGGGCATCCGCGTCAATGCCGTCGCACCGGGGCCGATCTGGACCGCCCTCCAGGTGACCGAGGGCCAGCCCCAGGAGAAGATCGAGTCCTTCGGCGAGCAGACCCCGCTCGGCCGCGCGGGGCAGCCCGCCGAGCTGGCGCCCGCCTACGTGTTCCTCGCGTCGGCCGAGTCGAGCTACGTCGCCGGGGAGACGCTCGCCGTCACGGGAGGCTCGCCGACGCCCTGA
- a CDS encoding MBL fold metallo-hydrolase: MTRDRDGVTGIAEGVFRLHRAGVNCYLVAASDGLTLVDAGLPGTWPVLQQALTQIRARVADIDAVILTHGHFDHVGMSRRLSDDHSVESHIHVADALLARHPYRYRHESPRVLYPFRHPRGVPILTAMAGAGALTVKGITPVVDVVPTQPLDVPGGLVPVWSPGHTNGHCGFHLAGRGILFSGDALVTLDPYTGRTGPRVVARAATADASTALRSLGNLAATEATLVLPGHGRPYEGDVRRAVKDALAEKVA; encoded by the coding sequence ATGACACGGGATCGGGATGGCGTCACCGGAATCGCAGAGGGCGTCTTCCGCCTGCACCGGGCGGGGGTGAACTGCTACCTCGTCGCGGCGAGCGACGGCTTGACGCTGGTGGACGCCGGGCTTCCGGGAACCTGGCCGGTGCTCCAGCAGGCTCTGACGCAGATTCGAGCTCGTGTCGCCGACATCGACGCGGTGATCCTGACTCACGGTCACTTCGATCACGTCGGCATGAGCCGGCGGCTGAGCGACGACCACAGCGTCGAGTCGCACATCCACGTCGCCGATGCGCTGCTGGCGCGGCATCCCTACCGCTACCGTCACGAGTCTCCGCGCGTGCTGTATCCCTTCCGCCATCCGCGCGGTGTGCCGATCCTCACGGCGATGGCCGGGGCGGGCGCGCTCACGGTGAAAGGCATCACCCCGGTCGTGGATGTCGTCCCGACGCAGCCCCTCGACGTGCCGGGCGGTCTCGTGCCGGTGTGGTCGCCGGGGCACACCAACGGGCACTGCGGCTTCCACCTCGCCGGTCGCGGCATCCTCTTCTCCGGCGATGCCCTCGTGACCCTCGACCCCTACACGGGACGCACGGGTCCGCGCGTGGTCGCGCGAGCGGCGACGGCGGATGCCTCGACCGCGCTGCGCAGCCTCGGGAACCTCGCCGCGACCGAAGCGACCCTCGTGCTGCCGGGACACGGCCGTCCGTACGAGGGGGACGTGCGCCGCGCGGTGAAGGACGCGCTGGCCGAGAAGGTCGCGTGA
- a CDS encoding DUF3054 domain-containing protein — MTFEPQKPATPRPATGSIVGAFAIDIVLVGVFSAIGRASHGEDALAGLLETAWPFLVGVVVGWLVQQAWRDPLSPVRTGLGVWGATLVVGMLLRTLSGQGIAIPFVIVAAIVLFAFLVGWRAIVAVVTRVRTGPTAK, encoded by the coding sequence GTGACGTTCGAGCCGCAGAAGCCCGCCACCCCGCGCCCGGCGACCGGATCGATCGTCGGGGCCTTCGCGATCGACATCGTTCTCGTCGGCGTCTTCTCGGCGATCGGGCGAGCCAGTCACGGTGAGGACGCCCTCGCGGGGCTCCTCGAGACGGCCTGGCCGTTCCTCGTCGGAGTCGTCGTCGGCTGGCTCGTCCAGCAGGCGTGGCGCGACCCGCTCTCGCCCGTTCGCACCGGTCTCGGCGTGTGGGGAGCGACACTCGTGGTCGGGATGCTCCTGCGCACCCTCTCGGGTCAGGGCATCGCGATCCCGTTCGTGATCGTCGCCGCGATCGTGCTCTTCGCCTTCCTCGTGGGCTGGCGAGCGATCGTGGCGGTCGTCACGAGAGTCCGCACCGGACCGACGGCGAAGTAG
- a CDS encoding LLM class flavin-dependent oxidoreductase — protein sequence MKRFGTLSFGHYGPLGGGRELTAGDSMLQAIDLAQGMDELGVDGAYFRVHHFARQQSSPMPLLAAIAARTERIEVGTGVIDMRYENPLHLAEEAASVDLLSGGRLALGVSRGSPETVVRGYEAFGYTGSADPRGADIARDHFALFLRAIEGEGLAERDPHSPFGGGTGLQRIEPFSPGLRSRIWWGAGNRDSAEWAGRTGVNLMSSTLLTEDRGLPFDVLQAEQIDAFRTAWRDAGHDGEPRVSVSRSIFPLTTAEDEFYFGGRQDGEGVGYIDGMRSTFGKTYAAAPDVLIEQLKEDAAIASADTLMLTIPSQLGVDFNLRIVESFATHVAPALGWTGTRS from the coding sequence GTGAAGCGCTTCGGAACACTCTCGTTCGGACACTACGGACCCCTCGGCGGCGGGCGCGAGCTGACCGCCGGCGACTCGATGCTCCAGGCGATCGATCTCGCTCAGGGCATGGACGAACTGGGCGTCGACGGGGCGTACTTCCGCGTGCACCACTTCGCACGCCAGCAGTCCTCCCCCATGCCTCTCCTGGCGGCGATCGCGGCGCGGACCGAGCGCATCGAGGTCGGCACGGGCGTGATCGACATGCGGTATGAGAACCCTCTCCACCTCGCCGAGGAAGCGGCATCCGTCGACCTGCTCAGCGGCGGGCGGCTGGCACTCGGAGTGAGCCGCGGGTCACCCGAGACCGTCGTCCGCGGCTACGAGGCGTTCGGCTATACGGGGTCGGCAGACCCGCGCGGCGCCGACATCGCGCGCGACCACTTCGCGCTCTTCCTGCGCGCGATCGAGGGAGAGGGGCTCGCCGAGCGCGACCCGCACAGCCCGTTCGGCGGCGGCACCGGCCTGCAGCGAATCGAGCCGTTCTCGCCTGGATTGCGGTCGCGCATCTGGTGGGGTGCGGGCAACCGCGACTCGGCGGAGTGGGCGGGCCGCACCGGCGTGAATCTGATGTCGTCGACCCTCCTGACCGAAGACCGCGGTCTGCCGTTCGACGTGCTCCAGGCGGAGCAGATCGATGCCTTCCGCACCGCCTGGCGGGACGCCGGACATGACGGCGAGCCTCGCGTGTCGGTCAGCCGCTCGATCTTCCCGCTCACCACCGCCGAGGACGAGTTCTACTTCGGCGGGCGGCAGGACGGCGAGGGCGTCGGCTACATCGACGGCATGCGTTCCACGTTCGGCAAGACCTACGCCGCCGCGCCCGACGTGCTGATCGAGCAGCTCAAGGAGGACGCGGCGATCGCCAGTGCCGACACGCTGATGCTCACGATCCCGAGCCAGCTCGGGGTGGACTTCAACCTGCGCATCGTGGAGTCGTTCGCCACCCACGTCGCACCCGCCCTGGGCTGGACGGGCACGCGGAGCTGA
- a CDS encoding bifunctional nuclease family protein codes for MVQVRVAGVALDATQQHVILLKPIDELPGEGQILPIWIGQQEATSILIAIEGAEVPRPLAHDLMRNMLDSLGARVTRVEVSRIDDGTFYAEITLETAAGQRIVDSRPSDAVALASRVGAPIWVADAVMDEAGMADNVTEVGEGEEAETDISERLDEFKRFIDDVDPEDFR; via the coding sequence ATGGTCCAGGTCCGCGTGGCCGGTGTCGCCCTCGACGCGACGCAGCAGCATGTGATCCTCCTCAAGCCCATCGACGAGCTTCCCGGCGAAGGGCAGATCCTGCCGATCTGGATCGGGCAGCAGGAGGCGACGTCGATCCTCATCGCGATCGAGGGGGCCGAGGTGCCGCGCCCGCTCGCCCACGACCTCATGCGGAACATGCTCGATTCCCTCGGCGCACGGGTGACGCGCGTGGAGGTCTCGCGCATCGACGACGGCACGTTCTACGCCGAGATCACCCTCGAGACGGCGGCCGGGCAGCGGATCGTCGATTCCCGGCCCTCGGACGCCGTGGCTCTCGCGTCGCGCGTGGGCGCACCCATCTGGGTCGCCGACGCCGTGATGGACGAGGCCGGGATGGCGGACAACGTCACCGAGGTCGGCGAGGGCGAAGAGGCCGAGACCGACATCAGCGAGCGGCTGGACGAGTTCAAGCGATTCATCGACGACGTCGACCCGGAGGACTTCCGCTGA
- a CDS encoding DUF2945 domain-containing protein, with protein MANDLSKGDRVSWNTSQGRTQGKVVEKRTSDFQFAGQKFTASDDEPSYIVESDKSGDRAAHKGSALRKLS; from the coding sequence GTGGCGAACGACCTGTCGAAAGGCGACCGCGTCAGCTGGAACACGTCTCAGGGACGCACGCAGGGGAAGGTCGTGGAGAAGCGCACGAGCGATTTCCAGTTCGCCGGCCAGAAGTTCACCGCATCGGACGACGAGCCGTCGTACATCGTGGAGTCGGACAAGAGCGGAGACCGGGCGGCGCACAAGGGCTCGGCGCTGCGCAAGCTGTCCTGA
- a CDS encoding bleomycin resistance protein — translation MVDRAVPNLPSRSFEATAAFYGGFGFEVAYDDGGWLILRRGTVVLEFFLWPELDPYSSGYMASIRVADVEELFAAVRASGVPEVVTGIPRLIPIALQEWGQRAGYLIDLDGTQLHLIEDAG, via the coding sequence GTGGTGGATCGTGCGGTGCCCAATCTTCCGTCGCGCTCGTTCGAGGCGACGGCCGCGTTCTACGGCGGGTTCGGCTTCGAGGTCGCCTACGACGACGGAGGCTGGCTGATCCTCCGCCGTGGAACCGTCGTGCTCGAGTTCTTCCTGTGGCCCGAGCTCGACCCCTACTCGAGCGGGTACATGGCGAGCATCCGCGTCGCCGATGTGGAAGAGCTGTTCGCCGCCGTGCGTGCCAGCGGAGTGCCCGAGGTCGTCACCGGCATCCCGCGGCTCATCCCGATCGCCCTGCAGGAGTGGGGGCAGCGGGCGGGATACCTGATCGACCTGGACGGGACGCAGCTCCACCTCATCGAGGACGCCGGCTGA